A single Microbacterium protaetiae DNA region contains:
- a CDS encoding MFS transporter → MTSDMRLSLRHNRPFRALWTSSVGESLADDVSRSVLPLVAASTLGAGSSAIGLLQALSMAAFLLLGIPAGAVVERARIRRVMLSTTGVRAVAVTTIPIAAFCGVLSMWQLFCAVAVIGVADVFFSAASSAALPRHVAAPDLGQAYSSLRATQAATSIAGPGIGSVIIRMSSPAVAVFSASAGYLLSALALSRYPDDQPFPTESPERQRRSLWRDAADGLSYAARHRVLRPLFLGNAFWNSASAMANAVLVVFALQEAGLRAGDFALVTVCEAAAAFAGATLATSLSRALGIGRAKTVAMTANTLVLAAYPVVPSLFGSSFLWIAALGSLSTFAAMIYSLSAAGTVAQVTPPGLHARVMSCARFAALGPMPVASIVGGTVGDIAGLSAALMLAAVLSAMSLAVFMTNPQRRWKAMPTAEELISAGYLPREPS, encoded by the coding sequence GTGACATCCGACATGCGTCTCAGCCTTCGCCACAACCGCCCGTTCCGTGCCCTGTGGACGAGCAGCGTCGGCGAGTCACTCGCAGACGACGTCTCGCGTTCGGTTCTCCCTCTGGTCGCGGCCAGCACACTCGGTGCAGGCTCCTCAGCCATCGGACTTCTGCAGGCGCTCAGCATGGCTGCGTTCCTCCTCCTGGGAATACCGGCTGGCGCCGTGGTCGAACGCGCCCGCATCCGTCGGGTGATGCTCTCGACGACCGGCGTTCGAGCAGTGGCCGTGACCACCATCCCCATCGCGGCATTCTGCGGCGTGCTCTCAATGTGGCAGCTGTTCTGTGCCGTGGCGGTCATCGGCGTTGCGGATGTGTTCTTCTCCGCGGCATCCTCCGCCGCACTTCCTCGCCATGTCGCGGCGCCGGATCTGGGCCAGGCGTACAGCAGCCTTCGGGCCACCCAAGCAGCGACCTCGATCGCCGGGCCGGGCATCGGGTCCGTGATCATTCGTATGTCGTCGCCCGCCGTCGCGGTCTTCTCCGCGTCCGCGGGGTATCTCCTTTCAGCCCTCGCTCTCAGCAGATATCCCGACGATCAACCGTTCCCCACGGAATCGCCTGAGCGTCAACGCCGGTCATTGTGGCGTGATGCGGCGGATGGGCTCTCGTATGCGGCTCGTCACCGGGTGCTCCGACCGCTCTTCCTCGGGAATGCGTTCTGGAACTCTGCAAGCGCGATGGCCAACGCCGTCCTTGTCGTGTTCGCATTGCAGGAAGCGGGACTGCGCGCAGGCGATTTCGCTCTCGTGACAGTGTGCGAGGCAGCCGCCGCATTCGCCGGGGCAACTCTCGCGACTTCGCTTTCTCGGGCGCTCGGTATCGGGCGCGCGAAGACTGTGGCGATGACCGCGAACACCCTGGTCCTGGCGGCATACCCTGTGGTCCCGTCGCTCTTTGGCTCCTCGTTCCTCTGGATCGCGGCGCTGGGATCGCTGTCAACGTTCGCAGCGATGATCTACTCGCTCAGCGCCGCCGGCACGGTGGCACAGGTGACACCCCCCGGGTTGCATGCGCGGGTCATGTCATGCGCTCGATTCGCGGCGCTGGGCCCCATGCCCGTGGCGAGCATCGTGGGTGGCACCGTCGGAGACATCGCCGGGCTGTCGGCCGCCCTCATGTTGGCCGCCGTCCTCAGCGCCATGTCTCTGGCGGTATTCATGACGAACCCGCAGCGGCGGTGGAAAGCCATGCCGACTGCCGAGGAACTCATCTCTGCCGGGTATCTCCCCCGCGAACCGTCGTGA